A single region of the Polyodon spathula isolate WHYD16114869_AA chromosome 5, ASM1765450v1, whole genome shotgun sequence genome encodes:
- the LOC121315497 gene encoding EARP-interacting protein homolog: MEDDAPVIYGLEFQARALTAQTAETESIRFLVGTQSFKYDNQIHIVDFDDENNIINKNVLLHQVGEIWHLSASPADKSVLTTCYSKTSDSKVVTCAAVWRMPKELESGNHESPDDSSSNPQTLELLCHLDNTAQGNMACVLWEPMGDGKRLISLADNHVQLWDLQESSSKAVISSSTTLEGKGQLKLTSGRWSPHHNCTQVATANDTAIRGWDIRSMRQIYCIENAHGQLVRDLDFNPNKQYYLASCGDDCKVKFWDVRNINEPVKSLEEHSHWVWSVRYNQSHDQLVLTGSSDSRVILSNMVSISSEPFGHLVDEDDLSDQEDNPQEDKRKEPLQDSIIATYEEHEDSVYAVEWSSADPWLFASLSYDGRLVINRVPRALKYQILL, from the exons atggaAGATGATGCACCTGTTATATATGGCCTTGAATTCCAG gCACGTGCTTTGACAGCCCAAACTGCAGAAACAGAGTCCATACGGTTTCTTGTTGGCACACAATCTTTCAAATATGACAATCAG atacaCATTGTTGACTTTGATGATGAAAATAACATCATTAATAAGAATGTGCTGTTGCACCAAGTTGGAGAGATATGGCACCTCAGTGCAAGTCCTGCAGATAAAAGTGTGCTGACAACATGCTACAGTAAAA CTTCAGACAGTAAAGTGGTAACATGTGCAGCTGTGTGGAGGATGCCGAAGGAATTGGAATCAGGCAATCATGAATCCCCCGATGATTCATCAAGCAACCCTCAGACCCTAGAGCTTCTCTGTCACCTTGACAACACAGCCCAAGGCAATATGGCTTG tgtCCTCTGGGAGCCCATGGGTGATGGCAAAAGACTGATTTCACTTGCAGATAACCATGTGCAGCTGTGGGACTTGCAGGAAAGTTCCAGCAAGGCAGTG ATTTCCAGCTCTACAACACTGGAAGGAAAGGGGCAGTTAAAATTGACGTCTGGCCGATGGAGTCCCCATCACAACTGCACACAGGTTGCGACTGCCAACGACACGGCCATACGAGGCTGGGACATTAGGAGCATGCG acagatatactgtatagaaAATGCACATGGCCAACTGGTGAGAGACTTGGACTTCAACCCAAACAAGCAGTACTATCTGGCCAGTTGTGGAGATGACTGCAAGGTCAAATTCTGGGACGTCAGGAACATTAATGAACCTGTCAAGAGTCTGGAAGAGCACTCCCATTG GGTGTGGAGTGTGAGGTACAATCAATCTCATGATCAGCTGGTGCTGACAGGCAGCAGTGACAGCAGAGTCATCCTCTCCAACATGGTGTCCATCTCTTCAGAGCCCTTTGGTCATCTGGTGGATGAAGACGACCTGAGTGACCAAGAAGACAATCCCCAGGAGGATAA GAGGAAAGAGCCACTTCAGGATAGCATAATTGCCACCTATGAAGAACATGAGGACAGCGTGTATGCTGTGGAGTGGTCGTCTGCAGACCCTTGGCTCTTTGCATCTTTAAGTTACGATGGAAGACTTGTGATAAACAGAGTGCCAAGGGCGCTGAAATACCAAATCTTGTTATAA